From one Perca flavescens isolate YP-PL-M2 chromosome 19, PFLA_1.0, whole genome shotgun sequence genomic stretch:
- the LOC114545363 gene encoding serine protease 27, with amino-acid sequence MFNSLLFCLSVCGKAVLNTRIVGGEDAPPGSWPWQASLQNDDSHFCGGSLINNQWVLTAAHCVPFINLGTVVYLGLQSLPGPNLNAVSRNLSVITPHPSYGLATNVNRFDNDLCLLKLSAPVSFTHYIQPICLAAENSTFNTGVGSWITGFGITDNGTVANILQEVMVPIVGNNQCRCTYSDLTGNMMCAGVPAGGKDSCQGDSGGPMVTKQGSTWIQSGVVSYGKGCGLPEIPGVYTRVSLYQEWISSVIAGSNKPGFVEYTSAGVDSDQFFECPTTAPPPPTTPDGGSVFDSGESMIHFFRFPSLCLLVISLYVLGGA; translated from the exons ATGTTTaactctctcctcttctgtctGTCAGTATGTGGAAAGGCTGTACTCAACACCAGAATTGTGGGAGGTGAAGATGCGCCTCCAGGAAGTTGGCCCTGGCAGGCCAGTTTGCAGAATGATGATAGTCACTTCTGTGGAGGGTCCCTAATCAACAATCAATGGGTGCTGACAGCTGCTCACTGCGTGCCATT TATTAACCTCGGAACTGTAGTGTATTTGGGCCTCCAAAGCCTGCCGGGTCCAAACTTGAATGCAGTGTCACGGAATCTGAGTGTGATCACACCCCATCCTTCATACGGCTTAGCGACCAACGTCAACCGTTTCGACAACGACCTGTGTCTCCTGAAGCTGTCGGCGCCTGTGAGTTTCACGCACTACATACAACCGATCTGCTTGGCCGCAGAAAACAGCACTTTCAACACCGGGGTTGGAAGCTGGATCACTGGTTTTGGTATTACTGATAATG gTACAGTTGCCAACATCTTGCAGGAGGTGATGGTACCGATAGTGGGAAACAATCAGTGCAGATGCACCTATAGTGATCTTACAGGGAACATGATGTGTGCTGGGGTCCCAGCTGGAGGGAAGGATTCATGCCAG GGAGACTCAGGGGGGCCAATGGTGACCAAACAGGGGTCTACGTGGATCCAGAGTGGAGTTGTGAGTTATGGTAAAGGCTGTGGCTTACCCGAGATTCCTGGTGTTTACACCCGTGTGTCCCTGTACCAGGAATGGATCAGCAGCGTTATCGCTGGCAGCAACAAACCCGGTTTCGTCGAGTACACCTCTGCAGGAGTTGACAGCGACCAGTTCTTTGAATGTCCAACAACAGCACCCCCACCACCCACCACACCTGATGGTGGTAGTGTGTTTGACAGTGGTGAAAGCATGATCCACTTCTTCCGCTTCCCCTCACTCTGCCTTCTAGTTATTTCGCTGTATGTGCTGGGCGGAGCATAA